A region of Arabidopsis thaliana chromosome 5, partial sequence DNA encodes the following proteins:
- a CDS encoding F-box/RNI-like/FBD-like domains-containing protein (F-box/RNI-like/FBD-like domains-containing protein; CONTAINS InterPro DOMAIN/s: F-box domain, cyclin-like (InterPro:IPR001810), FBD (InterPro:IPR013596), F-box domain, Skp2-like (InterPro:IPR022364), FBD-like (InterPro:IPR006566), Leucine-rich repeat 2 (InterPro:IPR013101); BEST Arabidopsis thaliana protein match is: F-box/RNI-like/FBD-like domains-containing protein (TAIR:AT5G25850.1).), with protein sequence MISQLPDPLICHILSHLPIKDLVTTRVLSTRWRSLWLWLPCLELNSLYFPDFNAFVSFGDKFFDSNRVSCINKFKLYIYGYDVGVDDPSYLTSWIDAAVKCKIQHLHVQCLPAKYIYEMPLSLYICETLVYLKLCRVMLDDAEFVSLPCLKTIHLEYVWFPNEANLERFVSCCPVLEELKIYGCGNENAITLRLLSRSLKKLSINILKSMCDFHSEVVIDAPLLSYLKINDNVSERYIVNNLESNAKLDISLPFGLLDFDEASVSSRTDSIHSFLRGILKVSDMTIWVDTFKLICKYSELESLPRFGYMSRLHVTLCIYDLKWLPTFLESCPNLKSLILVCVGDNDEMLSEEMIQFGSSLVPECLLSSLEFVDIRIPFRGHLEVMKLVRYFLENSAILKKLSLDHDIFKKLFTIPRRSTKCQVVFI encoded by the exons ATGATAAGCCAATTACCTGATCCTTTGATCTGTCACATACTTTCTCATCTTCCCATAAAGGACCTTGTTACGACACGCGTGTTATCCACCAGATGGAGGAGTCTCTGGCTTTGGCTTCCTTGTTTGGAACTGAATTCCTTATACTTCCCAGATTTCAATGCCTTTGTGAGTTTTGGTGACAAGTTTTTCGATTCCAATAGGGTTTCATGCATAAACAAGTTcaagttatatatttatggTTATGACGTTGGTGTAGATGACCCCTCTTATCTCACGTCATGGATTGATGCTGCAGTTAAGTGTAAGATCCAACATCTACATGTTCAGTGTCTTCCagctaaatatatttatgagaTGCCCCTAAGCCTTTACATATGTGAGACACTAGTCTACTTAAAACTCTGTAGGGTGATGTTGGATGATGCCGAGTTTGTTTCCTTACCTTGTCTGAAGACTATCCATTTAGAATATGTTTGGTTTCCCAATGAGGCAAATCTTGAGAGATTTGTATCTTGCTGTCCTGTCTTGGAAGAGTTAAAGATTTATGGATGTGGGAATGAGAATGCAATAACCTTACGGTTGCTCTCTAGATCACTGAAGAAGCTGAGTATAAACATTCTTAAATCTATGTGTGATTTTCATTCAGAAGTTGTGATTGATGCTCCTCTACTAAGTTATTTGAAAATCAATGATAACGTATCAGAACGCTATATAGTAAACAATTTGGAGTCCAATGCCAAATTAGATATTTCTCTCCCCTTTGGTTTGCTAGATTTTGATGAAGCAAGTGTTTCATCGAGGACAGATAGCATCCACAGTTTTCTCCGCGGTATTTTGAAAGTCAGCGATATGACAATTTGGGTGGACACTTTCAAG CTCATATGTAAATACTCAGAACTAGAATCGCTGCCTCGGTTTGGTTACATGTCACGCCTGCATGTTACtctttgtatatatgatttgaaatGGTTACCAACATTTCTTGAGAGCTGTCCAAACTTGAAATCTCTCATCTTG GTATGTGTTGGTGATAATGATGAAATGCTTTCGGAGGAGATGATTCAATTCGGTTCTTCATTGGTACCTGAGTGTTTGCTATCGTCTCTCGAGTTTGTTGATATTCGAATACCGTTCCGGGGACATCTTGAAGTAATGAAGCTAGTAAGGTACTTTCTAGAGAATTCGGCTATCCTCAAGAAACTCTCTCTAGATCATGACATCTTCAAGAAACTCTTCACAATACCAAGACGCTCTACCAAGTGTCAAGTCGTCTTCATTTGA
- a CDS encoding LOW protein: F-box/FBD/LRR-like protein codes for MRSSIDRFLPGILSVMEMTIHSPAFMLMYRYLALIPLPHLPKFSYMSRLSVTLGVSDLQFLPTFLESCPNLKSLIMESNSNSKRMLLNGNYHINFSSVPKCLLSSLEFVDIKSSILVYVARMKLVKYFLENSTTLKKLTLRLALRLQYCSAKDEIVKKLRKFPRISKTCQVGIVFD; via the exons ATGAGAAGTAGCATCGACAGATTTCTTCCAGGGATTTTAAGTGTTATGGAAATGACAATACATTCACCAGCTTTCATG CTCATGTACCGATACTTGGCGTTAATACCGCTCCCTCACCTGCCTAAATTTTCTTACATGTCCCGCTTGAGTGTTACTCTTGGAGTATCTGATTTGCAATTTTTACCAACCTTTCTCGAGAGCTGCCCGAACTTGAAATCACTCATCATG GAATCTAATAGTAACTCTAAGAGGATGCTTTTGAATGGGAACTATCATATCAATTTTTCATCTGTACCGAAGTGTTTGCTATCGTCACTAGAGTTTGTCGATATCAAAAGCAGCATCTTAGTATATGTTGCAAGGATGAAGTTAGTAAAGTACTTCCTAGAGAATTCCACAACCCTGAAGAAACTCACTCTACGTCTAGCTCTACGTTTGCAGTATTGTTCAGCAAAAGATGAAATCGTCAAGAAACTCCGAAAATTCCCAAGAATCTCTAAAACATGTCAAGTCGGGATCGTCTTTGACTAG
- a CDS encoding F-box/FBD/LRR protein (CONTAINS InterPro DOMAIN/s: F-box domain, cyclin-like (InterPro:IPR001810), FBD (InterPro:IPR013596), FBD-like (InterPro:IPR006566), F-box domain, Skp2-like (InterPro:IPR022364), Leucine-rich repeat 2 (InterPro:IPR013101); BEST Arabidopsis thaliana protein match is: F-box/RNI-like/FBD-like domains-containing protein (TAIR:AT5G53635.1); Has 1807 Blast hits to 1807 proteins in 277 species: Archae - 0; Bacteria - 0; Metazoa - 736; Fungi - 347; Plants - 385; Viruses - 0; Other Eukaryotes - 339 (source: NCBI BLink).), whose protein sequence is MVRRKKSKQACSKGLNQRLKEDRISQFYESLLCQILNYLPTKDVVKTSVLSTRWRSLWLLVPSLELDSRDFSDFNTFVSFCDRYFDSNRVLCINKLKLTISENEEDGFYLKSWIDAAAKRKIQHLDVQFLPQFHKIHFNLYKCEALVSLRLFEVSLDKGRIFSFPCMKTMHLEDNVYPNEATFKELISCCPVLEDLTVIIYGMDRKVFQVYRFLTCINTDLRVHQ, encoded by the exons ATGGTGaggagaaagaaatcaaaacagGCTTGTTCAAAAGGGTTGAATCAGAGGTTGAAGGAAGACAGAATAAGCCAATTCTATGAATCTTTGTTATGTCAAATACTTAATTATCTTCCTACAAAGGATGTTGTTAAGACAAGCGTTTTATCCACAAGATGGAGAAGTCTCTGGCTTTTGGTTCCTAGTTTGGAATTGGATTCCCGAGATTTCTCTGATTTCAATACCTTTGTGAGTTTTTGTGATAGGTATTTCGATTCCAATAGGGTTCTATGCATAAACAAGCTCAAGTTAACTATTagtgaaaatgaagaagatggctTTTATCTCAAGTCATGGATTGATGCTGCAGCTAAGCGTAAGATCCAACATCTAGATGTTCAGTTTCTGCCTCAGTTTCATAAGATTCattttaatctttataaatGTGAGGCACTGGTTTCCTTAAGACTCTTTGAGGTGTCCTTGGATAAAGGCAGGATCTTCTCTTTCCCTTGTATGAAGACTATGCATTTAGAAGATAACGTGTATCCCAATGAAGCCACTTTTAAGGAACTTATCTCTTGCTGCCCTGTCTTGGAAGATTTAACGGTTATCATTTATGGGATGGATAGAAAAGTCTTTCAG gtttaCCGATTCTTAACTTGTATAAATACAGACCTAAGGGTCCATCAATAA
- a CDS encoding ABC transporter A family protein (unknown protein; FUNCTIONS IN: molecular_function unknown; INVOLVED IN: biological_process unknown; LOCATED IN: endomembrane system; EXPRESSED IN: 23 plant structures; EXPRESSED DURING: 15 growth stages; Has 30201 Blast hits to 17322 proteins in 780 species: Archae - 12; Bacteria - 1396; Metazoa - 17338; Fungi - 3422; Plants - 5037; Viruses - 0; Other Eukaryotes - 2996 (source: NCBI BLink).) gives MGYVFRVRLASFFAGAATASFIGLSVLYKDYKVAHESISQQAKSFHDSLDRRISTLESLRQSEAPQLAETTE, from the exons aTGGGGTACGTGTTTAGAGTACGATTGGCTTCTTTCTTCGCCGGAGCTGCGACTGCGTCTTTTATCGGACTCTCCGTTCTCTACAAGGATTACAAAGTCGCTCACGAATCGATTTCTCAGCAG GCGAAGTCTTTTCATGACTCTCTGGATAGAAGGATCTCTACTCTTGAAAGCTTGAGACAAAGTGAAGCTCCTCAGCTTGCTGAGACAACTGAATAG
- the GRF7 gene encoding growth-regulating factor 7 (growth-regulating factor 7 (GRF7); CONTAINS InterPro DOMAIN/s: Glutamine-Leucine-Glutamine, QLQ (InterPro:IPR014978), WRC (InterPro:IPR014977); BEST Arabidopsis thaliana protein match is: growth-regulating factor 8 (TAIR:AT4G24150.1); Has 1807 Blast hits to 1807 proteins in 277 species: Archae - 0; Bacteria - 0; Metazoa - 736; Fungi - 347; Plants - 385; Viruses - 0; Other Eukaryotes - 339 (source: NCBI BLink).) has translation MDFLKVSDKTTIPYRSDSLFSLNQQQYKESSFGFRDMEIHPHPTPYAGNGLLGCYYYYPFTNAQLKELERQAMIYKYMIASIPVPFDLLVSSPSSASPCNNKNIAGDLEPGRCRRTDGKKWRCAKEVVSNHKYCEKHLHRGRPRSRKHVEPPYSRPNNNGGSVKNRDLKKLPQKLSSSSIKDKTLEPMEVSSSISNYRDSRGSEKFTVLATTEQENKYLNFIDVWSDGVRSSEKQSTTSTPVSSSNGNLSLYSLDLSMGGNNLMGQDEMGLIQMGLGVIGSGSEDHHGYGPYGVTSSLEEMSSWLAPMSTTPGGPLAEILRPSTNLAISGDIESYSLMETPTPSSSPSRVMKKMTSSVSDESSQV, from the exons ATGGACTTTCTCAAAGTTTCAGACAAGACAACAATTCCATATAGAAGTGATTCTTTGTTTAGTTTGAATCAGCAACAATACAAAGAGTCTTCTTTTGGATTCAGAGACATGGAGATTCATCCGCATCCTACTCCAT ATGCAGGAAATGGACTTTTGGGTTGTTATTACTATTACCCTTTCACAAACGCACAATTGAAGGAGCTTGAGAGACAAGCAATGATCTACAAGTACATGATCGCATCTATTCCTGTTCCTTTCGATCTACTTGTTTCTTCACCATCCTCTGCCTCTCCTTGTAACAATAAAAACATCGCCGGAGATTTAGAGCCGGGAAGATGCCGGAGAACAGACGGAAAGAAATGGAGATGCGCGAAAGAAGTCGTCTCTAATCACAAATACTGTGAGAAACACTTACACAGAGGTCGTCCTCGTTCAAGAAAGCATGTGGAACCTCCTTATTCTCGCCCTAACAACAATGGTGGTTCTGTGAAAAACAGAGATCTCAAAAAGCTTCCTCAAAAGTTATCTAGTAGTTCCATCAAAGACAAAACACTTGAGCCAATGGAGgtttcatcatcaatctcaAACTATAGAGACTCCAG aggaagtgaGAAATTTACTGTATTGGCAACAACAGAGCAAGAGAACAAGTATCTGAATTTCATAGATGTATGGTCCGATGGAGTAAGATCATCTGAAAAACAGAGTACAACTTCAACacctgtttcttcttccaatggcaatctctctctttactCGCTTGATCTCTCAATGGGAGGAAACAACTTAATGGGCCAAGACGAAATGGGCCTGATACAAATGGGCTTAGGTGTAATCGGGTCGGGTAGTGAGGATCATCACGGGTATGGTCCTTATGGTGTGACTTCTTCACTAGAGGAGATGTCAAGCTGGCTTGCTCCGATGTCTACCACACCTGGTGGACCATTAGCGGAGATACTGAGGCCGAGTACGAATTTGGCGATCTCTGGTGATATCGAATCGTATAGCTTGATGGAGACTCCCACTCCAAGCTCGTCCCCGTCtagagtgatgaagaagatgactagTTCAGTGTCCGACGAAAGCAGCCAGGTTTAG
- a CDS encoding uncharacterized protein (unknown protein; FUNCTIONS IN: molecular_function unknown; INVOLVED IN: biological_process unknown; LOCATED IN: endomembrane system; EXPRESSED IN: sperm cell; Has 1807 Blast hits to 1807 proteins in 277 species: Archae - 0; Bacteria - 0; Metazoa - 736; Fungi - 347; Plants - 385; Viruses - 0; Other Eukaryotes - 339 (source: NCBI BLink).) encodes MLNVSVGYKVYLTTYLTLSFSLFSVLGYTSSLSNVDSIPMLSGSNFSEWKEHLLLVLALMDLDLSLMTERPSSPKELKHWDRSNRVSIMIMKIRIPQGFRGVVPDDVTTAKDFLASLENFFAKNEEAERSRVQAESSSMSYIENENVRELIMRMKTLGAKRKRLGINNIFSNDMMLAHCAVKMLPLQYISLKNVYSCLEGKFVNENGRWHTGEIWSTKELISRCDMEEETLRTEIADEARKREQ; translated from the coding sequence ATGCTCAATGTAAGCGTTGGATACAAAGTTTACTTAACTACATATCTGACGCtatccttttctttattttcagtATTGGGATACACATCTAGTCTTTCGAATGTCGATTCTATCCCGATGCTAAGCGGATCAAACTTCTCGGAATGGAAAGAACATTTGTTACTTGTCCTCGCCCTTATGGATCTTGATCTTTCCCTCATGACAGAGCGTCCAAGCTCTCCTAAGGAACTCAAGCATTGGGACCGCTCTAATCGCGTGAGTATAATGATAATGAAAATCCGGATTCCACAAGGATTTAGGGGCGTTGTTCCTGATGATGTTACAACTGCAAAAGACTTCCTTGCCAGTTTGGAGAATTTCTTTGCGAAAAATGAAGAGGCAGAGAGAAGTAGGGTGCAAGCAGAAAGTTCCTCGATGAGTTACATAGAAAATGAGAATGTAAGGGAGCTTATTATGAGGATGAAAACCCTCGGTGCGAAGCGAAAGAGACTTGggattaataatattttctccaaTGACATGATGTTAGCGCATTGTGCAGTCAAAATGCTGCCATTGCAGTATATTAGCCTTAAAAACGTTTACAGTTGTCTCGAAGGGAAATTTGTTAATGAAAACGGTAGATGGCACACTGGGGAGATATGGTCTACTAAAGAGCTCATTAGTCGTTGTGACATGGAAGAAGAGACTTTAAGGACGGAAATTGCAGATGAAGCAAGAAAAAGGGAACAATGA
- a CDS encoding RNA-binding (RRM/RBD/RNP motifs) family protein (RNA-binding (RRM/RBD/RNP motifs) family protein; FUNCTIONS IN: RNA binding, nucleotide binding, nucleic acid binding; INVOLVED IN: biological_process unknown; LOCATED IN: cellular_component unknown; EXPRESSED IN: flower, petiole, leaf; EXPRESSED DURING: LP.04 four leaves visible, petal differentiation and expansion stage; CONTAINS InterPro DOMAIN/s: RNA recognition motif, RNP-1 (InterPro:IPR000504), Nucleotide-binding, alpha-beta plait (InterPro:IPR012677); BEST Arabidopsis thaliana protein match is: RNA-binding (RRM/RBD/RNP motifs) family protein (TAIR:AT5G11412.1); Has 1807 Blast hits to 1807 proteins in 277 species: Archae - 0; Bacteria - 0; Metazoa - 736; Fungi - 347; Plants - 385; Viruses - 0; Other Eukaryotes - 339 (source: NCBI BLink).): protein MSHHHQNFDTTFTKIYVGGLPWTTRKEGLINFFKRFGEIIHVNVVCDRETDRSQGYGFVTFKDAESATRACKDPNPTIEGRITNCKLAFVGAKVKPNQSQPSNLPQLLPRYDPQYNPRYDPMSYQQNRMANNTNNGIGSIQLQTLLTENRAAHRLRERSQSFFRHRDLR from the exons ATGTCTCACCACCACCAAAACTTCGATACAACATTCACAAAGATATACGTGGGGGGTTTGCCTTGGACAACAAGAAAGGAAGGCTTGATAAACTTCTTCAAACGTTTTGGTGAAATCATCCATGTGAACGTCGTTTGTGATAGAGAAACAGATCGATCACAAGGATATGGCTTC GTCACGTTTAAAGACGCTGAATCTGCAACAAGAGCTTGCAAGGATCCGAATCCGACTATTGAAGGACGAATAACTAATTGCAAACTCGCTTTCGTTGGTGCTAAAGTTAAACCTAACCAATCCCAACCTTCAAATTTGCCTCAATTATTACCTAG GTATGATCCGCAATATAATCCGCGGTATGATCCGATGTCTTACCAACAAAACCGTATGGCTAACAACACCAACAATGGTATTGGCAGCATCCAACTACAAACGTTGTTAACGGAGAATCGAGCAGCTCACAGGCTACGGGAACGCAGCCAGAGTTTCTTTCGACACCGGGATCTTCGCTAA
- a CDS encoding RNA-binding (RRM/RBD/RNP motifs) family protein (RNA-binding (RRM/RBD/RNP motifs) family protein; BEST Arabidopsis thaliana protein match is: RNA-binding (RRM/RBD/RNP motifs) family protein (TAIR:AT5G03480.1); Has 156 Blast hits to 116 proteins in 15 species: Archae - 0; Bacteria - 0; Metazoa - 0; Fungi - 0; Plants - 150; Viruses - 0; Other Eukaryotes - 6 (source: NCBI BLink).) — protein MEESAVRGLESKDTNNRKCFSKISVEGYDTSVHEFPLKLALAKHFASCGKIVDIDVPRDFKKRILKSPLFIIFHAKEGESPVDKALELSGTDVGGWNVVVKSLPGQQMYRDPGGVDRFKGERTLIVKVYDTPSTLSKIDLQIGLCKHFSSCGEVTGISVLVHGNLCCHESKARVDIMGKGCVDKALELSGRTADGWKIVVYFVVPPAGRKLKPTGSGHPTIGVERMKKAELKKKAKMEMMDKGKKKRKTTE, from the exons ATGGAAGAATCCGCCGTCAGa GGTCTGGAATCGAAGGATACGAACAATCGTAAATG CTTTAGTAAGATTTCCGTCGAGGGATACGACACTTCGGTTCATGAGTTTCCTCTCAAGCTCGCGTTGGCAAAGCATTTCGCTTCATGCGGAAAGATTGTAGATATTGATGTTCCCAGAGACTTTAAAAAGCGTATCCTCAAGAG TCCTCtcttcattatttttcatgcgaaagaaggagaaagtcCCGTAGACAAGGCATTGGAACTTAGTGGGACTGACGTGGGAGGATGGAATGTAGTCGTGAAGTCTCTACCCGGGCAGCAAATGTACAGAGATCCTGGGGGAGTCGACCGCTTCAAAGGAGAACGCAC GCTCATAGTTAAGGTATATGATACACCTTCTACGTTGTCTAAGATTGATCTCCAGATCGGGCTGTGTAAACATTTCTCTTCATGTGGAGAGGTCACCGGTATAAGTGTTTTGGTCCACGGAAACTTGTGCTGTCACGAAAG TAAAGCTCGAGTTGATATTATGGGAAAAGGATGTGTAGACAAGGCGCTGGAACTAAGTGGACGTACCGCAGATGGATGGAAGATTGtagtttattttgttgtgCCGCCAGCAGGCAGAAAATTAAAGCCTACTGGAAGTGGACATCCAA CTATTGGAGTTGAGAGGATGAAGAAGGCTGAACTTAAGAAGAAGGCTAAGATGGAGATGATGGACAAGggtaagaagaagaggaaaactACGGAGTAG
- a CDS encoding RNA-binding (RRM/RBD/RNP motifs) family protein → MFPETLKSVSSRGFGDFNLVSLIFVKIQHSKTSFSLFFHSPLFIIFHAKEGESPVDKALELSGTDVGGWNVVVKSLPGQQMYRDPGGVDRFKGERTLIVKVYDTPSTLSKIDLQIGLCKHFSSCGEVTGISVLVHGNLCCHESKARVDIMGKGCVDKALELSGRTADGWKIVVYFVVPPAGRKLKPTGSGHPTIGVERMKKAELKKKAKMEMMDKGKKKRKTTE, encoded by the exons ATGTTCCCAGAGACTTTAAAAAGCGTATCCTCAAGAGGTTTTGGGGATTTCAATTTGGtctctctcatttttgttaaaattcaACACTCTAAAAcaagtttttctctcttttttcacaGTCCTCtcttcattatttttcatgcgaaagaaggagaaagtcCCGTAGACAAGGCATTGGAACTTAGTGGGACTGACGTGGGAGGATGGAATGTAGTCGTGAAGTCTCTACCCGGGCAGCAAATGTACAGAGATCCTGGGGGAGTCGACCGCTTCAAAGGAGAACGCAC GCTCATAGTTAAGGTATATGATACACCTTCTACGTTGTCTAAGATTGATCTCCAGATCGGGCTGTGTAAACATTTCTCTTCATGTGGAGAGGTCACCGGTATAAGTGTTTTGGTCCACGGAAACTTGTGCTGTCACGAAAG TAAAGCTCGAGTTGATATTATGGGAAAAGGATGTGTAGACAAGGCGCTGGAACTAAGTGGACGTACCGCAGATGGATGGAAGATTGtagtttattttgttgtgCCGCCAGCAGGCAGAAAATTAAAGCCTACTGGAAGTGGACATCCAA CTATTGGAGTTGAGAGGATGAAGAAGGCTGAACTTAAGAAGAAGGCTAAGATGGAGATGATGGACAAGggtaagaagaagaggaaaactACGGAGTAG
- a CDS encoding uncharacterized protein (unknown protein; FUNCTIONS IN: molecular_function unknown; INVOLVED IN: biological_process unknown; LOCATED IN: endomembrane system; EXPRESSED IN: 8 plant structures; EXPRESSED DURING: 4 anthesis, C globular stage, petal differentiation and expansion stage; Has 30201 Blast hits to 17322 proteins in 780 species: Archae - 12; Bacteria - 1396; Metazoa - 17338; Fungi - 3422; Plants - 5037; Viruses - 0; Other Eukaryotes - 2996 (source: NCBI BLink).), producing the protein MKKRLSLKQILVTLSKLGVCLCVKHLDSNKIQVSNTEIKNGSVCPEDELVSEEKVMEGRRRIKVVITRKQLDRLLAKQVSLEQLAFVNQRTSLSCFDESKWIPRLESIHESPEL; encoded by the coding sequence atgaagaagagactaAGCTTGAAGCAAATCTTGGTGACTCTCTCCAAACTTGGTGTATGTTTGTGCGTAAAACATCTTGATAGTAACAAAATTCAAGTTTCTAACACAGAGATCAAGAACGGATCTGTATGTCCCGAGGATGAATTGGTGTCTGAAGAGAAGGTTATggaaggaagaaggagaatcaaAGTGGTGATAACTAGGAAACAGCTGGATCGCTTGTTAGCGAAGCAAGTTTCATTGGAGCAGCTGGCTTTTGTGAATCAGAGAACCTCTCTCAGTTGTTTTGACGAGAGTAAATGGATCCCAAGGCTTGAATCTATCCATGAATCACCTGAATTGtaa
- a CDS encoding RNA-binding (RRM/RBD/RNP motifs) family protein (RNA-binding (RRM/RBD/RNP motifs) family protein; FUNCTIONS IN: RNA binding, nucleotide binding, nucleic acid binding; INVOLVED IN: biological_process unknown; LOCATED IN: cellular_component unknown; CONTAINS InterPro DOMAIN/s: RNA recognition motif, RNP-1 (InterPro:IPR000504), Nucleotide-binding, alpha-beta plait (InterPro:IPR012677); BEST Arabidopsis thaliana protein match is: RNA-binding (RRM/RBD/RNP motifs) family protein (TAIR:AT5G53680.1); Has 1807 Blast hits to 1807 proteins in 277 species: Archae - 0; Bacteria - 0; Metazoa - 736; Fungi - 347; Plants - 385; Viruses - 0; Other Eukaryotes - 339 (source: NCBI BLink).), with the protein MSHPNDRETKIYVAGLPWITRTEGLISYFERFGEIVYAKVVCDGATQRSKGFGFVTFREVESATRACENPNHTIDGRTVNCKLAYLGARVHNYQPNQYGY; encoded by the exons ATGTCTCACCCAAACgatagagaaacaaagatatatGTGGCAGGTTTGCCTTGGATTACAAGAACCGAAGGTCTCATAAGTTACTTCGAACGATTTGGAGAAATCGTTTATGCTAAAGTAGTTTGTGATGGAGCAACACAAAGATCAAagggatttggtttt GTCACGTTTAGAGAAGTTGAATCTGCAACGAGAGCATGCGAGAATCCAAATCACACCATAGACGGACGAACAGTCAATTGCAAACTTGCTTATCTTGGTGCTAGGGTTCACAATTACCAACCAAACCAATACGGTTATTAA